In the genome of Rhizobium etli 8C-3, one region contains:
- a CDS encoding BON domain-containing protein yields the protein MVFKKATFHGRQPEIEAVSMDHASLERAVAGALATAGGIDASDVEVTADGDDVVLTGTVGTADEIERATAVARGVQGVASVRNRILVG from the coding sequence ATGGTATTCAAGAAGGCTACATTCCACGGGAGGCAGCCTGAAATCGAAGCAGTATCGATGGATCATGCATCGCTTGAAAGGGCAGTGGCTGGCGCGCTTGCGACAGCTGGCGGCATTGACGCTTCGGACGTCGAGGTCACCGCCGATGGCGACGACGTCGTACTTACCGGCACGGTTGGTACTGCCGATGAAATCGAACGCGCGACGGCCGTGGCCCGTGGCGTTCAGGGCGTAGCTTCGGTTCGAAACCGGATACTGGTTGGTTGA